The following are encoded together in the Kribbella sp. CA-293567 genome:
- a CDS encoding DUF5682 family protein — protein sequence MTVHLFGIRHHGPGSARALATALAELQPDIVLIEGPPEADKVVELAASAQMVPPVALLAYAADDSTRAAFWPFAVFSPEWQAITHALASGVPVRFCDLPAAYQFGSSGREDRRGMSADPLATLAAAGGYDDPERWWDDVIEHRRDGAEPFTVIAEAMTELRRGEEASGREAQREAFMRTTLRKAIKEGFERIAVVCGAWHVPALQAPLPPATHDQRILKGLPKRKVACTWVPWTHGRLATASGYGAGVTSPGWYHHLFTAPDQITTRWLTKVAHVLRAEDLPVSSAHVIEAVRLADALAALRERPLAGLSEVTEATRAVMCGGNDVLLNLVTREAVVGELLGAVPAETPQAPVAADLAAQARRLRLKRDAAERVVELDLRKPNDLEKSRLLHRLRILGIDWGVPTADERRNQGTFRESWKLAWDPGLEVDLVAAGAHGTTVLGAATTTMLKAAEDSATLAEITFALERSLLADLAEALPTLLQGVDTRAAKDADVGHLMAALPALARSARYGDVRGSSAEGLGLVAGRMVSRVCAGLARTVHGLDPEAAASVLELIDGVQDATALLAEPARLEWLNTLQGLSDRPSVPPVIAGRLTRLMLDTSRLEAAEVALRLGRALSPGTPTADAAGYVEGFLAGGGLLLVHDERLLTLVDAWLAAIPDEAFLEALPLLRRTFGTFASPERRSIGERARALDDPAAAVLADDNELDQLLAASVLPVVKLLLGV from the coding sequence ATGACCGTCCACCTTTTCGGCATCAGGCACCACGGCCCCGGGTCCGCCCGGGCGCTCGCGACCGCGCTGGCGGAGCTGCAACCCGACATCGTGCTGATCGAGGGACCGCCCGAGGCCGACAAGGTGGTCGAGCTGGCCGCCTCCGCGCAGATGGTGCCGCCGGTGGCTCTGCTGGCCTATGCGGCCGATGACTCGACCCGCGCCGCGTTCTGGCCGTTCGCGGTGTTCAGTCCGGAATGGCAGGCGATCACGCACGCGCTGGCGAGCGGCGTACCGGTGCGGTTCTGCGACCTGCCCGCGGCGTACCAGTTCGGCAGTTCCGGGCGGGAGGATCGGCGCGGAATGTCGGCCGATCCGCTGGCGACGCTGGCCGCGGCCGGTGGGTACGACGATCCCGAGCGCTGGTGGGACGACGTGATCGAGCATCGGCGCGACGGTGCCGAGCCGTTCACGGTGATCGCGGAGGCGATGACCGAACTGCGCCGCGGTGAGGAGGCGTCCGGGCGGGAGGCGCAGCGCGAGGCCTTTATGCGGACGACGTTGCGCAAGGCAATCAAAGAGGGGTTCGAGCGGATCGCCGTGGTCTGCGGCGCCTGGCATGTCCCTGCCCTGCAAGCGCCGTTGCCACCGGCAACGCACGACCAGCGGATCCTGAAGGGCTTGCCGAAACGCAAGGTCGCCTGTACCTGGGTGCCCTGGACACACGGCCGGCTGGCCACGGCCAGCGGGTACGGCGCCGGCGTCACCTCACCCGGCTGGTACCACCATCTCTTCACCGCGCCCGACCAGATCACCACCCGCTGGCTGACCAAGGTCGCTCACGTACTGCGGGCCGAGGACCTGCCGGTGTCGAGTGCTCACGTCATCGAGGCAGTGCGGCTGGCCGATGCCCTTGCCGCGTTGCGGGAGCGCCCGCTGGCCGGCTTGAGCGAGGTCACCGAGGCGACGCGCGCGGTGATGTGCGGTGGCAACGACGTACTGCTCAACCTGGTGACGCGCGAGGCGGTCGTCGGGGAGTTGCTCGGCGCAGTACCGGCTGAGACTCCGCAAGCACCGGTGGCTGCGGATCTCGCCGCGCAGGCTCGGCGGTTGCGGCTGAAACGGGACGCGGCCGAGCGGGTGGTCGAGCTGGATCTGCGGAAGCCGAACGACCTGGAGAAGTCCCGGCTGCTGCACCGGCTGCGGATCCTCGGCATCGACTGGGGTGTGCCGACCGCCGATGAACGCCGGAACCAGGGCACCTTCCGGGAGAGCTGGAAGCTCGCCTGGGATCCCGGGCTGGAGGTCGACCTGGTGGCTGCCGGTGCCCACGGGACGACCGTGCTCGGCGCGGCGACGACGACGATGCTCAAGGCGGCCGAGGACTCCGCCACCCTCGCCGAGATCACCTTTGCGCTGGAACGCTCGCTGCTGGCCGATCTCGCCGAGGCGTTGCCGACCTTGTTGCAGGGCGTCGACACCCGGGCCGCCAAGGACGCGGACGTCGGGCATCTGATGGCGGCGCTGCCCGCTCTCGCGCGTTCCGCCAGGTACGGCGATGTGCGCGGCTCGTCCGCAGAAGGACTCGGTCTGGTGGCCGGACGCATGGTGTCGCGGGTGTGCGCCGGTCTCGCCCGCACCGTTCACGGTCTCGACCCGGAGGCGGCTGCTTCGGTGCTCGAGCTGATCGACGGCGTGCAGGATGCGACGGCCTTGCTGGCCGAGCCCGCGCGGCTCGAGTGGCTCAACACGCTGCAGGGCTTGAGCGATCGGCCGTCCGTGCCGCCGGTGATCGCGGGCCGTCTGACCCGTTTGATGCTCGACACGTCACGGCTGGAGGCTGCCGAGGTGGCGCTCCGGCTGGGACGGGCCCTCTCTCCCGGTACGCCGACCGCCGACGCCGCGGGGTACGTCGAAGGCTTCCTGGCCGGCGGCGGACTCCTGCTGGTGCACGACGAACGGCTGCTGACTCTCGTCGACGCCTGGCTGGCCGCGATCCCCGACGAGGCGTTCCTGGAGGCGCTACCCCTGCTCCGCCGAACGTTCGGAACCTTTGCCTCGCCGGAGCGACGGTCGATCGGTGAGCGGGCCCGAGCGCTGGACGATCCAGCCGCCGCGGTCCTTGCCGATGACAACGAACTCGACCAGCTGCTGGCCGCCTCGGTCCTGCCGGTCGTCAAGCTTCTGCTGGGGGTGTGA
- a CDS encoding ATP-binding protein, with product MTVTPEVLRPHAEDEYAVELAALAATDDRLRPPAWKLSPAAVVTYLLGGKAGDVEITPKYVGPRRLVEVAVATLATDRALLLLGVPGTAKTWVSEHLAAAISGDSTLLVQGTAGTAEESIRYGWNYAQLIAQGPSEAALVPSPVFRAMADAKIARIEELTRMPSDVQDALITILSEKALPISELGTEVQARKGFNVIATANDRDKGVNELSSALRRRFNTVVLPLPDDAEDEVAIVSRRVAQLGASLELPEQDDAVEEIRRVVTVFRELRSGRTEDGRTAVKSPSGTLSTAEAISVVTGGLALATHFGDGVLRSNDVAGGILGAVVKDPSADRVVWSEYLETVVRERDGWADFYRACRDISG from the coding sequence ATGACCGTCACCCCTGAAGTACTGCGCCCGCACGCCGAGGACGAGTACGCCGTGGAGCTGGCCGCGCTGGCAGCCACCGACGACCGGCTCCGGCCACCCGCGTGGAAGCTGTCACCGGCCGCGGTGGTGACCTACCTGCTGGGCGGCAAGGCGGGTGACGTCGAGATCACCCCCAAGTACGTCGGCCCGCGCCGGCTGGTCGAGGTCGCGGTCGCCACCCTCGCGACGGATCGCGCGTTGCTGCTGCTCGGCGTACCGGGAACGGCGAAGACGTGGGTCAGCGAGCACCTGGCGGCAGCGATCAGCGGGGACTCGACGCTGCTCGTGCAGGGCACCGCCGGCACGGCCGAGGAGTCGATTCGCTACGGCTGGAACTACGCGCAGTTGATCGCCCAGGGCCCGAGTGAGGCAGCGCTCGTGCCCAGCCCGGTGTTCCGGGCGATGGCCGACGCGAAGATCGCCCGGATCGAGGAGCTGACCCGGATGCCGTCCGACGTACAGGACGCGCTGATCACGATCCTGTCCGAGAAGGCGCTGCCGATCTCCGAGCTCGGCACCGAGGTCCAGGCCCGCAAGGGATTCAACGTGATCGCCACCGCCAACGATCGCGACAAGGGCGTCAACGAACTGTCCAGCGCGCTCCGGCGCCGGTTCAACACGGTCGTCCTGCCGCTGCCCGACGACGCCGAGGACGAGGTCGCGATCGTCTCCCGCCGGGTCGCGCAGCTCGGCGCCTCGCTCGAACTGCCGGAGCAGGACGACGCGGTGGAGGAGATCCGCCGGGTCGTCACCGTGTTCCGCGAGCTGCGCTCCGGGCGGACCGAGGACGGCCGGACCGCGGTCAAGTCACCCTCGGGAACGCTGTCGACCGCCGAGGCGATCAGCGTGGTGACCGGTGGGCTCGCGCTGGCGACGCACTTCGGCGACGGCGTACTGCGCTCGAACGACGTGGCCGGCGGCATCCTCGGGGCCGTGGTCAAGGACCCGTCGGCGGATCGCGTGGTCTGGTCGGAGTACCTGGAGACCGTGGTCCGCGAACGCGACGGCTGGGCCGACTTCTACCGGGCCTGCCGGGACATCTCCGGATGA
- a CDS encoding DUF5691 domain-containing protein — protein MRGWDGLVSSALLGTERRPARFDDLPPAIQEQLGDGNLLDAAALATLYKRAGRTPLEGLTPLPSTHGEDQPLPRPAAIRRLAAMLTGFQTTALGEWLRAADAKGWGVPPEHLPALADYARGRAEYRPLVVKAAGRRASWLADLNPDWRFLHEAVVEGNDHWTHGNSTQRRSWLRARRQADPAAALEALREVWPTEPAPARLDFLGLLTENLSAADEEFLEQALDDRSKEVRRAAAGLLARSPGSQYGERMAQRVRSHLIVSQGVIAVDLPTEVTPAMERDGIDPQPQDGIGKRAWWFRQLVAAAPLSTFELDDLQLDVEGCSPEVLQVAWSQAAVREGSAEWARALLLANARTGGRVAELLRILPPDEWVPAVELLRTRVDIADLVGGLPVPWPPGLATSILDQLAKAGTARTAARLASIAARAVPAEVLDHPITREPTGEEDTWRRRLVETLNFRRELYEELS, from the coding sequence ATGAGGGGCTGGGACGGCCTGGTCAGCTCGGCCCTTCTCGGCACCGAGCGCAGACCTGCACGTTTCGACGATCTACCACCGGCGATCCAGGAGCAGTTGGGCGACGGCAACCTCCTCGACGCGGCAGCGCTGGCCACCCTCTACAAGCGAGCCGGCCGTACGCCGCTGGAAGGCCTGACGCCACTACCGTCCACCCACGGCGAGGACCAGCCGCTTCCCAGGCCGGCTGCCATCCGCCGGCTCGCAGCGATGCTCACCGGCTTCCAGACCACTGCTCTGGGTGAATGGCTGCGGGCAGCTGATGCCAAGGGCTGGGGCGTTCCTCCCGAGCACCTCCCCGCTCTGGCCGACTACGCCCGCGGTCGCGCGGAGTACCGGCCGTTGGTGGTCAAAGCCGCGGGGCGCCGGGCGAGCTGGCTGGCGGATCTCAACCCCGACTGGCGCTTCCTCCACGAAGCTGTTGTCGAGGGCAACGATCATTGGACCCACGGCAACTCGACCCAGCGCCGCAGCTGGCTGCGGGCCCGCCGTCAGGCAGATCCGGCCGCAGCACTGGAAGCGCTGCGAGAGGTCTGGCCCACCGAGCCGGCCCCGGCCCGGCTGGACTTCCTCGGCCTGCTGACCGAGAACCTGTCCGCGGCCGACGAGGAGTTCCTGGAGCAAGCCCTCGACGACCGCTCCAAGGAGGTACGCCGGGCCGCGGCCGGCCTGCTTGCGCGGAGTCCCGGGTCGCAGTACGGCGAGCGGATGGCCCAACGCGTCCGATCGCATCTCATCGTGAGCCAAGGCGTGATTGCCGTCGACCTGCCGACCGAAGTCACTCCGGCGATGGAGCGCGACGGCATCGACCCGCAGCCGCAGGACGGAATCGGCAAGCGGGCTTGGTGGTTCCGGCAGCTGGTCGCCGCAGCACCGCTGTCCACCTTCGAGCTGGACGACCTCCAACTCGACGTCGAAGGCTGCTCACCCGAGGTGTTGCAGGTCGCGTGGTCACAGGCAGCCGTCCGCGAAGGCTCGGCCGAGTGGGCCCGGGCGCTGCTGCTCGCGAATGCCAGGACCGGCGGCAGGGTCGCCGAGCTGCTGCGGATCCTGCCACCTGACGAGTGGGTGCCGGCCGTGGAGCTGCTGCGCACCCGCGTCGACATCGCCGATCTGGTCGGCGGGTTGCCGGTTCCGTGGCCGCCGGGGCTCGCCACCAGCATCCTCGACCAGCTGGCGAAGGCCGGCACCGCGCGAACGGCGGCGCGGCTGGCGAGCATCGCGGCGCGCGCCGTACCGGCCGAAGTACTGGACCATCCGATCACCCGCGAACCGACCGGTGAGGAAGACACCTGGCGGCGACGCCTGGTGGAGACGCTGAACTTCCGCCGTGAACTGTACGAGGAGCTGTCATGA
- a CDS encoding SWIM zinc finger family protein — protein sequence MAGWDVEQVLAMAPDAASAKAAQGLARPQRWSEIGSSERALWGLCQGSGKKPYQTVVDRSGPAFRCSCPSRKFPCKHALALMLLAAVGQVPERAEAEWASSWLEDRASRAEKSAEKAERKPGEVADPLAAQQRVTRRADRVSAGMAELQSWLDDQVRRGLGGFEQRGYGELSRLAARMVDAQAPGVAGAVRRAAAVVGRGHGWPGELLEELSLIHLIVSAHARLGEIPPRLADTVQSRIGWTVETARVLAEGEKVEDDWLVLGRVIEPDDHLTVRRLWLRGSSTGRLALILNFAAGGRQLDPLPARPGELVPAVLSYYPGALPMRALLTQTAHRLPAPRPGGLNAKQALASYVESLAADPWNERWPLVLADVRPARNGDQWAFVDSAGDALEVLPGVDLWQLLAVSAGDPITVAGEWNRAGFKPMTCWHGDRPVVLS from the coding sequence GTGGCGGGCTGGGACGTGGAGCAGGTGCTGGCGATGGCGCCCGATGCCGCGTCGGCCAAGGCTGCCCAAGGGCTGGCCCGGCCGCAGCGGTGGTCGGAGATCGGCAGCTCCGAGCGTGCGCTGTGGGGCCTGTGCCAGGGGAGCGGCAAGAAGCCGTACCAGACCGTCGTCGACCGGAGCGGCCCGGCGTTCAGGTGTTCGTGCCCGAGCAGGAAGTTCCCCTGCAAGCACGCACTCGCGCTGATGCTGCTCGCCGCCGTCGGCCAGGTACCGGAAAGGGCCGAGGCCGAGTGGGCCTCCAGCTGGCTGGAGGATCGGGCGTCCCGGGCCGAGAAGTCGGCTGAGAAGGCAGAGCGGAAGCCCGGCGAGGTGGCCGATCCGCTGGCGGCTCAGCAGCGGGTGACGCGCCGAGCTGACCGGGTGTCGGCAGGCATGGCCGAGTTGCAGAGCTGGCTCGACGACCAGGTACGCCGCGGCCTCGGCGGTTTCGAGCAGCGCGGTTACGGCGAGCTGAGTCGTCTGGCCGCGCGGATGGTCGACGCCCAGGCTCCCGGCGTAGCAGGCGCCGTACGCCGGGCCGCCGCCGTCGTCGGCCGCGGTCACGGCTGGCCCGGCGAGCTGCTCGAAGAGCTCTCCCTGATCCACCTCATCGTCTCGGCCCACGCTCGGCTCGGTGAAATCCCACCGAGGCTGGCCGACACTGTGCAGTCGCGAATCGGCTGGACCGTCGAGACCGCCCGTGTGCTGGCCGAGGGAGAGAAGGTCGAGGACGACTGGCTGGTGCTCGGCCGGGTGATCGAGCCCGACGACCACCTGACCGTACGACGCCTCTGGCTCCGCGGCTCCAGCACCGGACGCCTGGCCCTGATCCTCAACTTCGCTGCCGGCGGCCGCCAACTTGACCCGCTCCCGGCCCGTCCCGGAGAGCTGGTGCCGGCCGTGCTCTCCTACTACCCGGGTGCCCTGCCGATGCGGGCCCTCCTGACCCAGACGGCGCACCGTCTCCCTGCCCCGCGCCCAGGCGGCCTCAACGCCAAACAGGCCCTCGCCTCGTACGTCGAATCGCTGGCAGCCGATCCTTGGAACGAGCGCTGGCCACTGGTGCTCGCGGACGTTCGCCCTGCCCGCAACGGCGATCAGTGGGCCTTCGTCGACAGCGCGGGTGACGCGCTGGAAGTCCTGCCAGGGGTAGACCTCTGGCAGCTGCTCGCTGTCTCCGCAGGCGACCCGATCACCGTCGCCGGCGAGTGGAACCGGGCAGGCTTCAAGCCGATGACCTGCTGGCACGGCGACCGTCCGGTGGTCCTCTCATGA
- the glyA gene encoding serine hydroxymethyltransferase: MLETPLTEFDPEIAAALAAELGRQQSTLEMIASENFAPLAVIQAQGSVATNKYAEGYPGRRYYGGCEHIDVIERLAQDRVKELFGAGFANVQPHSGASANAAVMSALLQPGQTIMGLDLAHGGHLTHGMRLNFSGRLYDVVPYHVRADDHRVDMDEVERLAKEHQPALIVAGWSAYPRVLDFAEFRRIADSVSAYLMVDMAHFAGLVAAGEHPNPVPYAHVTTTTTHKTLGGPRGGVILTNDADLAKKVNSSVFPGQQGGPLEHVIAAKAVGFKLAASPEFRERQKRSLAGARILADRLLADDLEQAGVAVVSGGTDVHLVLADLRDSELDGRQAEDRLHQIGITVNRNAVPFDPRPPMVTSGLRIGTPALASRGFGEPAFEEVAEIIARALLPGFDDRRAAVLGQAVSALAAAHPLYASLG, translated from the coding sequence GTGCTGGAGACGCCACTCACCGAGTTCGACCCCGAGATCGCCGCCGCGCTGGCGGCCGAGCTCGGCCGCCAGCAGAGCACGCTGGAGATGATCGCCTCGGAGAACTTCGCGCCGCTCGCGGTGATCCAGGCCCAGGGCTCGGTGGCCACCAACAAGTACGCCGAGGGCTACCCCGGCCGCCGGTACTACGGCGGCTGCGAGCACATCGACGTGATCGAACGCCTCGCCCAGGACCGGGTGAAGGAGTTGTTCGGCGCCGGTTTCGCCAATGTCCAGCCGCACTCCGGTGCCTCCGCCAACGCCGCGGTGATGAGCGCGCTGCTCCAGCCCGGGCAGACGATCATGGGCCTCGACCTCGCCCATGGCGGCCACCTCACCCACGGCATGCGGCTCAACTTCTCCGGCCGCCTGTACGACGTGGTGCCCTACCACGTGCGCGCCGACGACCATCGGGTCGACATGGACGAGGTCGAGCGGCTCGCGAAGGAGCACCAGCCGGCCCTGATCGTGGCGGGCTGGTCGGCGTATCCGCGGGTGCTGGACTTCGCGGAGTTCCGCCGGATCGCGGACTCCGTCTCGGCGTACCTGATGGTCGACATGGCGCACTTCGCCGGACTCGTCGCGGCTGGTGAACACCCGAACCCGGTGCCCTACGCGCACGTCACCACGACCACCACCCACAAGACGCTCGGCGGTCCGCGCGGTGGGGTGATCCTGACCAACGACGCCGACCTGGCCAAGAAGGTCAACAGCTCGGTCTTCCCCGGCCAGCAGGGCGGGCCGCTGGAGCATGTCATCGCCGCCAAGGCGGTCGGCTTCAAGCTGGCGGCGAGCCCGGAGTTCCGCGAGCGGCAGAAGCGCTCGCTGGCGGGCGCCAGGATCCTCGCCGATCGCCTGCTGGCCGACGATCTCGAGCAGGCCGGCGTCGCGGTCGTCTCCGGCGGCACCGACGTGCACCTCGTCCTGGCCGACCTGCGCGACTCGGAACTCGACGGCCGGCAGGCAGAGGACCGGCTGCACCAGATCGGCATCACGGTGAACCGCAACGCGGTGCCGTTCGACCCTCGGCCGCCGATGGTCACCTCGGGCCTGCGGATCGGGACACCGGCCCTGGCCAGCCGTGGCTTCGGTGAGCCGGCCTTCGAGGAGGTCGCCGAGATCATCGCCCGGGCGCTGCTCCCCGGCTTCGACGACCGCCGCGCCGCCGTACTGGGGCAAGCGGTCAGCGCACTGGCTGCCGCCCATCCGCTCTACGCCTCGCTGGGCTGA
- the gcvH gene encoding glycine cleavage system protein GcvH: MPQSPAGALPGDDRYRYTAGHEWLCPDAGGLVLIGVTAFAADALGDIIFLDLPPVGTALTAGAAFGEIESTKSVGDLHAPAGGEVAEVNEAAVAEPGLLNSDPFGAGWLVKLRLTEEPAGLLDAAAYTELIERGE, encoded by the coding sequence ATGCCCCAAAGTCCTGCCGGCGCGCTGCCCGGCGACGACCGGTACCGCTACACCGCGGGCCACGAATGGCTGTGCCCCGATGCCGGCGGACTCGTGCTGATCGGCGTCACCGCGTTCGCCGCCGACGCGCTCGGCGACATCATCTTCCTCGACCTCCCACCGGTCGGTACCGCGCTCACCGCGGGCGCCGCCTTCGGTGAGATCGAGTCCACCAAGTCGGTCGGCGACCTGCACGCCCCGGCCGGTGGAGAGGTTGCCGAGGTCAACGAGGCCGCGGTGGCCGAACCGGGACTGCTGAACAGCGACCCGTTCGGCGCCGGCTGGCTGGTCAAGCTCCGGCTGACCGAAGAACCCGCCGGGCTGCTCGACGCCGCGGCGTACACCGAGCTGATCGAGCGGGGTGAGTGA
- a CDS encoding DUF3072 domain-containing protein has translation MSTNDEVQPVPDKDPADWSTGDEPMTGPQASYLSTLAQEAGEELPAGELTKAEASQLIEELQVRTGRGQS, from the coding sequence ATGAGCACCAACGACGAGGTACAGCCGGTCCCCGACAAGGATCCGGCGGACTGGTCCACCGGGGACGAGCCGATGACCGGGCCGCAGGCGTCGTACCTGAGCACTCTCGCGCAGGAGGCCGGCGAGGAACTGCCGGCCGGCGAGTTGACGAAGGCCGAGGCGTCGCAGCTGATCGAGGAGCTGCAGGTGCGCACCGGCCGAGGTCAGAGCTGA
- a CDS encoding alpha/beta fold hydrolase has protein sequence MKIPGFTYQHVQVADGVSLNAAIGGTGTPIVLLHGFPQTHLIWRHVAAELATDHTVICPDLRGYGASDKPAETDGTAYSKRTMAADIVALAAALGHPEFALVGHDRGALVAFRAGLDHPDKITQLVCLDVLPTLDMWDAMHGVNAAVAFHLYLMAQPPGLPEELIAAAPDAFFSYFLDLWIKDPAAIPAEIRAAYLTASREAVVSIVADYRASAGIDVEHDREDLAAGNKLRMPVAVVQQDWGSALGFDAAALWSAWAPDLRHSTTTAGHFMAEEAPAEITETIRSLLA, from the coding sequence ATGAAGATTCCTGGTTTCACCTATCAGCACGTGCAGGTCGCCGACGGGGTCTCGCTGAACGCCGCGATCGGCGGCACCGGCACCCCGATCGTGCTGCTGCACGGCTTCCCGCAGACCCACTTGATCTGGCGGCACGTCGCCGCCGAGCTGGCGACCGACCACACGGTGATCTGCCCCGACCTGCGCGGCTACGGCGCCAGCGACAAGCCGGCGGAGACCGACGGTACGGCGTACTCGAAACGCACGATGGCCGCCGACATCGTGGCCCTGGCCGCCGCCCTCGGGCACCCGGAGTTCGCGCTGGTCGGACACGATCGGGGTGCTCTGGTGGCCTTCCGCGCCGGGCTCGACCACCCGGACAAGATCACCCAGCTGGTCTGCCTCGACGTGCTGCCGACCCTGGACATGTGGGACGCGATGCACGGCGTCAACGCCGCTGTCGCCTTCCACCTCTACCTGATGGCCCAGCCGCCCGGCTTGCCCGAGGAGCTGATCGCGGCCGCGCCGGACGCCTTCTTCAGCTACTTCCTCGACCTGTGGATCAAAGACCCGGCCGCGATCCCGGCGGAGATCCGGGCTGCCTACCTGACGGCTTCCCGCGAGGCTGTGGTCTCGATCGTTGCCGACTACCGCGCGAGCGCGGGAATCGATGTCGAGCACGATCGCGAAGACCTTGCCGCCGGCAACAAGCTGCGGATGCCGGTCGCCGTGGTCCAGCAGGACTGGGGCAGCGCCCTCGGCTTCGACGCCGCCGCCCTCTGGTCCGCCTGGGCGCCGGACCTGCGCCACTCCACCACCACCGCCGGCCACTTCATGGCCGAAGAAGCTCCGGCGGAGATCACCGAGACGATCCGGAGCCTCCTGGCCTAA
- a CDS encoding AfsR/SARP family transcriptional regulator: MQVAFGVLGPVTAWRDGAELALRGPRHRAVLARLIIARGRIVPVNSLVDDLWTVPPDGATSSVRTFVAALRRALEPDRPPRTPPALLITEGPGYALKATDVDAWRFEQSLEESATRPPQDALAMLEAAVAQWRGPAYAEFADAVWAHAERSRLAELRLTAIERQAEARLALGLAADAVPALDAHVAEHPWREDAWRLLALALYRSGRQGDALAVLRKARTLLVEQLGVDPGPALQRLETDILNQADHLDPHAAGQVWAQATAAYDRAVSSTARARLESTVGLLRNLAVTGGSGLEAAREHRLAAITAAEELGDPNLTARVIGLYDVPAIWTRSDDQRQADEIVAAAERALSATTQEAARARLLATVAVESRGRNSTRGLAAAREAVEISRRLEDPALLAFALNGLFMQTFYRAGLAPERDQIGSELITLAGRHDLTTYEVLGHLIRLQALSALGDFAAADAQAQAADELAERFELPLVAVFTTWYLAMRAADETAYRRAATLLDTAGMPGLADGLLPLALQSLGSGGSAATPRPGLLLEAQWCLVARQAIEQDDLPTMRDALAALTPAAGQLAAGSGLVNFGPIDGYLAELSRRLSN; the protein is encoded by the coding sequence GTGCAGGTGGCTTTCGGGGTGCTCGGACCGGTGACGGCCTGGCGCGACGGCGCCGAGCTGGCACTGAGGGGACCTCGGCATCGCGCCGTCCTGGCTCGCCTGATCATCGCCCGCGGCCGGATCGTGCCGGTCAACTCGCTCGTCGACGACCTGTGGACGGTCCCGCCCGACGGCGCCACCAGCTCCGTCCGCACCTTCGTGGCGGCACTTCGGCGCGCGCTGGAGCCTGACCGGCCGCCGCGCACGCCGCCCGCGCTGCTGATCACCGAGGGTCCGGGCTATGCCCTGAAAGCAACTGACGTCGACGCTTGGCGCTTCGAGCAGTCGCTGGAGGAGAGCGCCACGCGCCCGCCGCAAGACGCATTGGCCATGCTCGAAGCGGCAGTCGCCCAGTGGCGAGGTCCGGCCTATGCAGAGTTCGCCGACGCGGTTTGGGCTCATGCAGAGCGCTCCCGGCTGGCGGAGCTGCGGCTGACCGCCATTGAGCGCCAGGCCGAGGCAAGACTCGCGCTGGGACTTGCTGCGGACGCAGTACCGGCACTGGATGCGCATGTGGCCGAGCACCCGTGGCGTGAGGACGCCTGGCGGCTGCTGGCGCTGGCGCTGTACCGCTCAGGCCGCCAAGGCGACGCGCTCGCAGTACTGCGTAAAGCGCGCACCCTGCTGGTCGAGCAACTCGGTGTCGACCCCGGTCCCGCGTTGCAGCGGCTGGAGACGGACATCCTCAACCAGGCCGACCACCTGGATCCGCACGCAGCAGGGCAGGTGTGGGCACAGGCCACTGCGGCCTATGACCGGGCAGTGAGTTCCACTGCCCGCGCACGGCTGGAGTCGACCGTCGGGCTGCTCCGCAATCTCGCGGTGACCGGCGGCAGCGGCTTGGAGGCTGCCCGCGAACACAGGCTGGCCGCCATCACCGCGGCCGAGGAGCTGGGCGATCCGAACCTGACGGCTCGGGTGATCGGCCTGTACGACGTACCGGCGATCTGGACGCGCTCTGACGACCAACGCCAAGCCGACGAGATCGTGGCGGCAGCGGAGCGCGCCCTGTCAGCGACCACGCAGGAAGCGGCCCGTGCTCGGCTTCTGGCGACAGTGGCGGTCGAATCGCGTGGCCGCAACAGCACCCGTGGCCTGGCCGCGGCCCGAGAAGCAGTGGAGATCTCCCGGCGGCTGGAGGACCCAGCCTTGCTGGCCTTCGCCTTGAACGGCCTGTTCATGCAGACCTTCTACCGGGCAGGCCTGGCACCCGAGCGCGACCAGATCGGCTCCGAACTCATCACGCTGGCCGGCCGCCACGACCTGACCACGTACGAAGTACTGGGCCACCTGATTCGGCTGCAGGCTCTCAGTGCGCTGGGCGACTTCGCCGCGGCCGATGCGCAGGCTCAGGCCGCCGACGAGCTGGCGGAACGCTTCGAGCTGCCACTGGTCGCGGTGTTCACCACCTGGTACCTCGCGATGCGGGCGGCTGACGAAACGGCGTACCGGAGGGCCGCGACGCTGCTGGACACGGCCGGCATGCCCGGCTTGGCGGACGGGCTACTGCCGCTGGCGCTGCAGTCGCTCGGGTCCGGCGGCTCAGCAGCGACTCCGCGCCCGGGCCTCTTGCTGGAAGCTCAGTGGTGCCTGGTCGCGCGACAAGCGATCGAACAGGACGACCTGCCGACGATGCGGGACGCGCTGGCAGCGCTGACGCCTGCGGCAGGTCAACTGGCGGCCGGCAGCGGCTTGGTGAACTTCGGGCCCATCGACGGCTACCTGGCAGAGCTCAGCCGCCGCCTCAGCAACTAG